In Babylonia areolata isolate BAREFJ2019XMU chromosome 19, ASM4173473v1, whole genome shotgun sequence, a single window of DNA contains:
- the LOC143294046 gene encoding 3-oxoacyl-[acyl-carrier-protein] reductase FabG-like, with the protein MNWCMDTCAHEKALGHSSRYTMASLSGKVIVITGAGSGLGAFMAWHLTRFNPRLALLGRNVKALEDTMRQCRESGLRSQQLLTQEVDLLRESDIHQSVNSVVDRFGKIDVLVNNAGVAIFSDLAGTKMADWDKMMTVNVRAPFLLTKLCLPHLIETKGCVINISSVQAQTMMPGCIAYAMGKASLDHFSRILAADVGKYNVRVNTVSPGFIENGIHLKNGMALDAYQDYAALQKASTPLGGCALPSDIAHAVAFLASDDAAFITGETIRVDGGKAVAGPGPVTVSRLFGPEEERREPLVTEETGRPRIFFNEGSGKA; encoded by the exons ATGAACTGGTGTATGGATACGTGTGCACAt gaaaaagCGTTGGGACATTCCAGTCGGTACACAATGGCGTCACTTTCAGGAAAGGTCATCGTCATTACAG GGGCGGGGTCAGGCCTAGGAGCATTCATGGCCTGGCACCTGACGAGATTCAACCCGCGACTGGCGTTGCTAGGCCGCAACGTCAAGGCACTGGAGGACACCATGAGGCAGTGCCGAGAAAGCGGACTCAGGTCTCAGCAG CTTCTGACCCAAGAGGTGGACTTATTGCGGGAATCAGATATCCACCAGAGCGTCAATTCAGTGGTGGACAGATTCGGGAAAATCGACGTGCTG GTGAACAACGCAGGAGTAGCCATCTTCTCAGACCTGGCGGGAACTAAGATGGCGGACTGGGATAAAATGATGACTGTCAACGTCAGGGCTCCGTTCCTCCTCACTAAACTGTGTCTCCCGCACCTGATTGAAACCAAAG GCTGTGTCATCAACATATCAAGCGTGCAAGCTCAAACTATG ATGCCTGGGTGTATCGCCTATGCCATGGGGAAAGCTTCCCTGGACCATTTCTCTAGGATTCTGGCTGCAG atgttgGAAAATACAACGTGCGAGTAAACACCGTTAG cCCGGGCTTCATTGAGAATGGCATTCATTTGAAGAATGGGATGGCTCTGGACGCATACCAAGAT TACGCGGCCCTCCAAAAGGCCTCCACGCCGCTGGGAGGCTGTGCACTCCCGTCAGACATCGCACACGCGGTGGCGTTCCTCGCCTCGGACGATGCGGCCTTCATCACAGGGGAGACTATCCGGGTAGACGGCGGAAAAGCAGTTGCGGGCCCTGGGCCTGTCACCGTGAGCAGGCTTTTTGGCCCTGAAGAGGAGCGCCGCGAGCCCCTGGTCACCGAGGAGACAGGGAGGCCTCGGATTTTCTTTAACGAGGGAAGCGGAAAAGCGTGA